A single genomic interval of Leptospira montravelensis harbors:
- a CDS encoding Zn-ribbon domain-containing OB-fold protein, translating into MSVTQTFTGTICNQCNFKVAEVLSGCPSCGSESTEKVELKENGTIHSFTVVYVGFGHMAARAPYVLAIVQTEENVKLTTVIDGVTDFNAVKIGDKVRYKGTDEKIGPIFQY; encoded by the coding sequence ATGAGCGTAACACAAACATTTACTGGCACAATTTGCAACCAATGTAACTTCAAAGTAGCTGAAGTTCTGAGTGGTTGTCCTTCTTGTGGCAGTGAATCCACAGAAAAAGTGGAATTAAAAGAGAATGGAACGATACATTCGTTTACTGTAGTTTACGTAGGATTTGGCCATATGGCAGCTCGTGCTCCTTATGTCCTAGCAATTGTGCAAACGGAGGAAAATGTAAAACTGACAACGGTGATTGATGGTGTTACCGATTTTAATGCAGTAAAAATCGGTGATAAAGTCCGATACAAAGGCACAGATGAAAAAATTGGACCCATATTTCAATATTAG
- a CDS encoding NADP-dependent oxidoreductase, translating to MKAFQVRRYGKKEKLVLAEVPEPTVKDNEVLVQIHSTAINLLDSLIRNGDFKIFLPYKPPFTNGHDMAGVITKVGANVSKFKVGDEVYARPSDFHIGTFAEFIAISENDLAMKPKNISMEEAASIPLVGLTSWQALVEITNVKKGQKVFIQAGSGGVGTFAIQLAKYLGAFVATTTSSANTNLVKSLGADLIIDYKTEDFSKILKDYDVVLHSNRDNKILNKSLQILKPGGTLVSLTGPPTKDFAKKIGLGRHFQFIMNLLSMSVIRKAKKLNVNFEFLFMKADGNQLSEITTLIEAGTIRPVIDKIIPFEQTNEALSYVETGRTKGKVVLKVKY from the coding sequence ATGAAAGCATTTCAGGTAAGACGTTACGGTAAAAAAGAAAAACTGGTACTTGCAGAAGTACCAGAACCAACAGTAAAAGATAATGAAGTTTTAGTTCAAATACACTCAACGGCTATCAACCTACTTGATTCGTTAATTAGAAATGGAGATTTTAAAATTTTTCTTCCATACAAACCACCTTTTACAAATGGACATGATATGGCAGGTGTTATCACAAAAGTGGGAGCTAATGTTTCAAAATTTAAAGTTGGCGATGAAGTTTATGCTAGGCCTTCCGATTTTCATATAGGCACCTTTGCTGAGTTTATCGCTATTTCTGAAAATGATTTAGCTATGAAACCTAAAAACATTTCAATGGAAGAGGCAGCATCAATTCCATTAGTTGGCCTTACATCTTGGCAGGCCTTGGTGGAGATAACAAATGTTAAAAAAGGTCAAAAGGTTTTTATACAAGCTGGTTCAGGTGGTGTTGGCACATTTGCAATTCAACTAGCAAAATATTTAGGTGCTTTTGTTGCAACTACAACAAGTTCAGCTAATACAAATTTGGTGAAAAGTCTTGGTGCTGATTTAATCATTGATTATAAAACGGAAGATTTTTCTAAAATTTTAAAAGATTATGATGTGGTATTACATAGCAATAGGGACAATAAAATACTTAACAAATCGTTACAAATTTTAAAACCAGGCGGAACTCTAGTGTCACTTACGGGACCACCAACTAAAGATTTTGCAAAAAAAATTGGTTTAGGTCGGCATTTCCAATTCATTATGAATTTACTAAGTATGTCAGTAATCCGAAAGGCAAAAAAGTTGAATGTCAATTTTGAGTTTTTGTTTATGAAGGCTGATGGCAATCAGTTAAGTGAAATAACCACATTGATTGAAGCTGGAACAATACGACCAGTGATCGATAAAATAATACCGTTTGAACAAACCAACGAAGCTTTATCTTATGTGGAAACTGGACGTACAAAAGGTAAAGTGGTTTTAAAAGTCAAATATTAA
- a CDS encoding SDR family NAD(P)-dependent oxidoreductase yields MKQTILITGASSGFGLIAATRLHESGYNVIGTSRNPNQIKVPFKMLSLDIADDNSIKVFRNELFKHISQLDVLINNAGFYLSGLAEETTIEEGKRQFETNFWGTVKLTKELLPDFRKQRSGKIITVGSIMGLLNFPSGSYYGASKHALEGFFKSLRFELNEFNIKVAMVEPMGFKTKVFTNSVKAKLKIDDYNQYRSKIEMFAKDLFDNAPEPTPVIDTLVKLIETKDPKFSHPVGKGASVILAIQHFAYKVFEKSLIKSFNRFKG; encoded by the coding sequence ATGAAACAAACAATTTTAATCACGGGCGCATCATCAGGTTTTGGTCTGATTGCTGCAACGAGACTTCATGAAAGTGGTTACAACGTCATTGGCACTAGTCGTAACCCTAACCAAATCAAAGTACCATTCAAAATGTTATCACTTGATATTGCCGATGATAATTCAATCAAGGTATTCCGTAATGAATTGTTCAAGCATATTTCCCAACTCGATGTTTTGATCAATAATGCCGGTTTTTATTTATCGGGATTAGCAGAGGAAACTACGATCGAAGAAGGTAAAAGACAATTCGAAACTAATTTTTGGGGAACTGTCAAACTTACAAAAGAATTGTTACCAGATTTTAGAAAACAAAGATCTGGAAAAATTATAACCGTTGGATCGATTATGGGACTATTGAATTTTCCTAGTGGTTCATATTATGGAGCTTCCAAACATGCATTGGAAGGATTTTTTAAATCATTACGATTTGAGTTAAATGAATTCAACATCAAAGTTGCAATGGTTGAACCAATGGGATTTAAGACAAAAGTATTTACTAATTCTGTGAAAGCTAAACTTAAAATTGATGACTACAATCAATATAGAAGTAAAATCGAAATGTTTGCAAAAGATCTATTTGACAATGCTCCAGAACCAACTCCTGTGATTGATACTTTGGTAAAATTGATTGAAACAAAAGATCCAAAATTCAGCCATCCAGTCGGAAAAGGTGCCTCTGTGATTTTGGCGATCCAACACTTTGCTTACAAAGTATTTGAGAAATCTTTGATTAAAAGTTTCAATCGATTTAAGGGTTAA